The nucleotide window GAGTTGCGGCACAAGGTACAGGCCATCCAGGGGACCATCCGGGCGCTGGCGGCGGGCGACTTCACCGCCTCGGTGCCGGACCTGGGGACCGACGACATGGGCCAGATGGCCCGCTCCCTGAACGAAGCGGTACTGAACGTGCGGACCGCTTTGGAAGGGGTGCGTGAGGTGTCCGAGCAACTGGCCGACGCGTCCGGCCAGCTGTCCAGCGCCAGCGACGAGATCTCGTCCGGAGCCCAGGAGCAGGCCAGCAGCCTGGAGGAGACGGCGTCCACCCTGCAGGAGATCACGTCCACGGTGCGGCAGAGCGCCGACAGCGCCCAGCAGGCGCGGCAGCTCGCCAGCGGGTCCAAGGAGGTCGCCGAAAAGGGCGGGAGCGTGGTGAGTTCCGCGGTCGGCGCGATGAGCGAGATCAACGCATCCAGCAAGAAGATCGCCGACATCATCACCACCATTGATGAGATCGCGTTCCAGACCAACCTGCTGGCCCTCAACGCCGCCGTCGAGGCCGCACGCGCCGGCGAGCAGGGCCGCGGGTTCGCCGTCGTCGCCACCGAGGTCCGCAACCTGGCCCAGCGGTCCGCCACCGCCGCCAAGGAGATCAAGGGGCTGATCCAGGACTCCGTCAAGAAGGTCGAGGCCGGCACCGAGCTGGTCAACAAGTCCGGAGACACCCTCGCCGAGATCGTCACCAGCGTCAAGCGGGTCACCGACATCGTCACCGAGATGGCCGCCGCCAGCCGCGAGCAGTCCACCGGCATCGAGCAGGTCAACAAGGCCGTCTCCCAGATGGACACCGTCACCCAGCGGAACGCCTCCCAGACCGAAGAAATGAGCGCCACCGCACAGACCCTGACCGACCAGGCCGGACAGCTCCGCGACCTGGTCGGCCGGTTCAAGCTGGGCAGTGACGGGCACGCCCCGGCGGCCCGGCCGGCGAAGCGGGCCGCGCCGAAGCCCCGGCCGGCGGTGGCCAAGGCGCTCAAGCGGAGCGGCAGCGGCGGCGGCGGCGGGCACGAACTGGACGCCATGGGCGGCGACGGGTTCAGCGACTTCTGACACCACGTCCGGTTACTCCTTAATTGTTCGGCAGGCTTCGGTTGCGCCCGGCGCTCCCAAGCACCGGTGCCCCTTCAACCCGGACGCGGCCCGGTCCGCGCCGGCGGTTCTGTTCGAATCCTGTTCAGAACTGGGCAAATTTCGGCACCGCCGCGTCGATGCTTGAAATTACCAGCACCGTTCCTGCGCACACGTCCTCTTCGTTTCGGGCGCAGGCACACAGAACCGTAGTGTGAGAATGGATACGAACGAGCCCAACGGCCCGCCGGCCCTCTCCACCGGCAGCGGCCAGTTCCTGACGTTCCGGCTGCGGGACGAGGAGTTCGGGGTGGACCTGCTCCGGGTCCAAGAAATTCGCGGGTACTCGAAGGTGACGGCGCTCCCGAACACCCCGCCCGAGGTGCGCGGGGTGCTGAACCTGCGCGGGGCGGTGATCCCGATCCTGGACCTGCGCGTCCGGTTCGGCCTGCCCCCCACCGAGTACACCCCGTTCACCGTGATCGTCGTGGTGACCGTGGCCGACAAGGCCGTCGGGCTCATCGTGGACGCGGTGTCGGACGTGCTCAACGTGGGGGCCAAAGACGTGGTCCCCACGCCCGACCTGGGCACCCGGGCCGAGACCGCCCTGCTCACCGGGATCGCCCGGGACGGGCCGCGGCTCGTGTCCCTCATCAACATCGACCGGCTCGTCGGGGCGGCCGCCCCGGAGCCCGCGCACGCGTTTTGATGACAGCCAACCCCTTCCGTCCGGCGCGCGAATGGACGCGCCGGCCCTCACTCGTGCTTGCACAGTTAGAGAGACGTGACCCATGGTCGACTCGATGCTCCCGGTTCTGTGGAAGGTGCGCCTCGGGCCGCGCCTGGTGTGCGGGTTCCTGCTCGTGGCCGGGGCGTGCGCGATCCTCGCGTACCAGTCGATGGACGCGCTCGGCGCGCTCCGCGAGTGCCAGACCAACGCCAACTCCAACCTGGTGCCGTCCGCCCTTGCGCTGGGCAAGGTGCGGAGCGGGGCGCTGACCGTTCAGCGGCTCGAGCGCAGCGCGGTCATCTTCGGCCGCCGCGGCGACGAGCGGATCACCGGGCCGATCCGCGGGGCGCACGAAGAGGCCAAGAGGAGCATCGACGAGGGCATCAAAGCTTACGCCGCGCTGCCGATGACGGACAAGGAGGCCGCCATGTGGAAGGCGTTCGAGGCCAAGTTCGCGGAGTGGAAGCGGCACAGCGAGGAGATCTGGGGCCACATCGACCGGCGCGAGTTCGAGAAGGCCGAGGACGCGATGGCCCGCGAGACCGCGCCGATGCTCGAACTGACCGCGGCCCTGACGGGCGTCCTCGACACCCAGCTCGCGATCAGCAAGGACGAGGAGGCCAAAGCCACCAAGGTGTTCGAGCAGGGGCGGCGGACCATGTGGGCGGTGAGCATCGGGGCGGTGCTGGCCGCGGCCGGGCTGGGGCTCTTGCTGACCGCGTCGGTGGTCCGCCCGCTCACCGAAACCGTGTCCATACTCGAGGGCGTGTCGAAGGGGGACCTGAGCCGCAAGATGGCGATCCAGTCGGCCGACGAGATGGCCCAACTGGGGAACGCGCTGAACGTGGCCATCGACGGGCTGATCGTCACCCGGGAGGCCGAGCGGGTCCAGGCCGAGCGGGAGAAGGAGCGGATCGCCCAGGAGGCGCGGGCCGTCACCGAGCGGGCCGAGAAGGAGGCCGCCGCGGTCGCCGATCGGGCCGAGAAGGCGGCCGCCGCGGTCGCCGAGCTGCAGCGCAAGATGGACGCCATCCAGCTCTGCGTGGACGCGCTGGCGGCGGGCGACTTCACGGTGGACATCCCGGACCTGGGCAACGACAACGTGGGCCGGATGGCGCACTCGCTCAACGCGGCGGTGCTGAACGTGCGCACCGCTTTGGAAGGGGTGCGGGACGTGTCCGAGCAACTGGCCGACGCGAGCGGCCAACTGTCCAGCGCCAGCGAGGAGATCTCGTCCGGGGCCCAGGAGCAGGCCAGCAGCCTGGAGGAAACAGCCAGCGCGCTCCAGGAGATCACCGCCACGGTGAAGCAGAGCGCCGACAACGCCCAGCAGGCGCGTCAGCTCGCCAGCGGGTCCAAGGAGGTGGCCGAGCGGGGCGGCACCGTGGTGAGCGGCGCCGTCGGCGCCATGGGCGAGATCAACGCGTCCAGCAAGAAGATCGCCGAGATCATCACCACCATTGATGAGATCGCGTTCCAGACCAACCTGCTCGCCCTCAACGCGGCGGTGGAAGCGGCCCGAGCCGGGGAGCAGGGGCGCGGGTTCGCCGTGGTGGCGTCGGAGGTGCGGAACCTGGCCCAGCGCTCGGCCACCGCCGCCAAGGAGATCAAGGGGCTGATCCAGGACAGCGTCAAGAAGGTGGACGCCGGCACCGAGCTGGTCAACAAGTCCGGCGACACCCTGGCCGAGATCGTCACCAGCGTCAAGCGGGTCACCGACATCGTCACCGAGATGGCCGCCGCCAGCCGCGAGCAGTCCAGCGGCATCGAGCAGGTCAACAAGGCCGTCTCCCAGATGGACACCGTCACCCAGCGGAACGCCTCCCAGACCGAAGAAATGAGCGCCACCGCACAGGCCCTCACCGACCAGGCCGGCCAGCTCCGCGACCTGGTCGGCCGGTTCAAGTTGGGGCACGGGAGCGCGGCCCCGGCGGCGCGGCCGGCGAAGCGGTCGGCGCCGAAGCCCCGGCCGGCGGTGGCCAAGGCGCTCAAGCGGCACAGCAGCAACGGCAACGGCAACGGCAACGGCAGCAGCAACGGGCACGGCGGTGGTCACGAGCTGGATTCCATGGGCAGTGACGGGTTCAGCGACTTCTAACGTCCGGTCACGCGGCGTTCGCGCTCGCCGACCGCCGGTCGGCGAACCGGCCCCAGGAGGCGCGCTCAGTCGGCGCCGCCCCGCGCGTCCAGTTCCGTGAGCAGTTTGAGCAGCCCGCGGCTGAGCGGCGCGAGCGGCCGGCCGGGCGCGTAGCTGAGCGCCGGCGGCTTCGGGTCGCCGATCTCCTCGCCGGTGCGGGTGCTCCAGCGCCGCTTCACCCGCGGGGGCGGCGCGTCGTCGTACTCTTCGAGCGACGCCGGGTCGGTCACCTCGTCGAACCCGTCGGCCGAGACCGGCAGCGGCTCCACCCGCACGGTCGCGCAACTGCTGGTGCGGTACAGCCCGCCGTTGCGCAGCCGCTCGGCCTCGCGCCGGCACTCGGACCGCAGCCACCGGCTGGCGAACCCGCGGAACGCGCCGCCCAGGTCCCCGCCGGGCGGCAGCCGGCTCTCGTCGAACCGGGCGACGAGCTGGGTCAGGGTGACCAGCGCGCACCCCTCGATCTCCTTCTCCTCTTCGCTGCCGGCGTGGAACCCGCAGTCGGCACGCACCCCCCGGGCGATGGCCCGCGCCCAGACGAGGTGGTCCGCGGGGTCGAGCCGCAGCTCGCGGCCCTTCGGGAGCGGGGCAAAGTGGCTCGGCTGTTGCGGCCGGGTGAGGACAGCAGGCATCGCGAACTCCAGTGAACATAGGTACACATCGGAAGTGTACCGCACCGCGCCCCGGGTGCCACGCCGGTAGCGCCCGCCGGACCGGGTTTTGTGCGCGGTTGCGTGTGCAACTGCGGGAGTTGCGGGAACGCGCGGATTTGCCCGTTCGGTGCCGGCCCGTCCCCCCGCCAAGTGCTGAGGCGGGCTCGATTCCCATTCGCTCCTGTTGAAATCATGCCGCGTCTCGTGGTTCTCGGTTCGATCGCGGGGGCCGGACCCGTTCGGCACACCCCGCACATTCCGATCGCATTCCCCTCAAAACGCGCTTCCGGCAGTTTTCCCGGCCCGCGTGGGGCCGTCGGCCCCGGTTCGCGTCCCATCGCGGAACCCCACACCCCGACGCACCATCGCCATAACTAGCTATCCCATTAACACGTTGCAGCCATCCGCCCGTCGAAGCCGGGAACCCGATCCGCGTTCACCGGGAGCGTTCTCCGGGTTTTGCGGGCACGATTCGCTGGTGGCGATGCCCAGCGGGTGGGTAGCGAATCGGCAGTCCGAGGCCCCGCGAATGTCCAGTCGTGGCCCCGTCGCGTATTTCGGGTGCTTTGTAACCCCCGTTACAGCCCACATGAGCGAGACGCGCCCGGATCGCCCGCGGGAGTTCGGTCGCGGTGCGCGCGCACCGTCCTCCTACTCACCTGATGACACCGCACACGCCGCGGCTCGGTGGACGCGGCGGCCGCCGGAAGAGGGTCGGTGATGGGACGCGCCGTAACGGGAGAACACCCCGCACGATCCCGGCGTAATCGGGGCCGATCAGGTCTGGAGTTTGGTGCGGGGCGATGTTTCGGATGCGGCCCGCCCGCACCGCCCGACCGTTCCGGCTGGGTAATTTTGACCGGACGGAACGGATTGAATTGACTCCGGCGGGACAACCGACTATCCTCTACTGCCTGCGAGAATGTTTTCCGCTGCCACAGCGTTCTCGCCGCATTGCCCGCCTTCAATCAATCGCTGCCCGCCCCCAGGCCCCGCCCTGCGCCAGCCGTATTGTCTAAACCGCACGAATTCAGCCCACAAAATAACCCACCCAGTCCCGACGGGAGTTACCGCCGATGAATCTGCTGTCGCGTTGCATCGGGTCGCATTCCATGCGGGTGGAACCCCCCGCGGGTTCCCCCCGGTCCCCCCTCCTGTTTAACCGCCGGAACTTCTTGCACGTGGGGGCCATCGGCGCCCTCGGCCTCACGCTGGACCAGTACCTGCGGCTCCAGGCCGCCGAGCCGGCCGCCAACAAGAAGAAGCCCAAGGCCGAGGCGTGCATCCACATCTTCCTGCCGGGCGGCATGGCCCACCAGGAGAGCTGGGACCCGAAGCCGTTCGCCCCGGTCGAGTACCGCGGCGAGATGGGCACGGTGAGGACCAAGATCGAGGGCGAGGTGTTCAACGAGTGCCTCGCCAAGACGGCGGCGGTCGCGGACCAGATCGCCGTGTGCCGGGCGATGACCCACGGCGAGGCGGCCCACGAGCGGGGCACGCACAACATGTTCACCGGCTACCGCCCCAGCCCGGCCCTCAAGTTCCCCAGCATGGGGAGCGTGGTGAGCCACGAGCTGGGCGTCCGCAACAACCTGCCGCCCTACGTCGCGGTGCCGAGCATGCCGGCCCAGGAGGCGGGCAGCGGCTACCTGTCCTCGTCGTTCGCCCCGTTCAGCCTGGGCAGCGACCCGGCCAACGGCGGCTTCAAGGTGCAGGACCTGGCGCTGCCCGGGAGCGTCACCCCGGACCGGTTCGCCGGCCGCCGCAACATGCTCGACGCGGTCAACGCGCACTTCGCCGGCAAGGAGAAGTCCGACAACCTCGACGCGATGGACACCTTCTACCAGCGGGCCTACGGGCTCATCAGCAGCGAGAAGGCCCGCGACGCGTTCGACATCAACAAGGAAGACGCCAAGCTCCGCGACGCCTACGGCCGCAACGCCGCCGGCCAGCGGATGCTCATGGCCCGCCGGCTCGTTGAGGGCGGCGTGCGGTTCGTGACCCTCACCTACGGCGGGTGGGACCTGCACAACGGCATCGTGCAGGGCACCAAGAACCAGCTCCCGCAGTTCGACCAGGCGTTCGCGGCGCTGATCACCGACCTCAAGACCCGCGGGCTGCTGGACAGCACCCTGGTCATGGTGTCGAGCGAGTTCGGCCGCACCCCGAAGATCAACGGCACCGCGGGCCGCGACCACTGGCCCAAGGTGTTCTCCGTGGTGCTCGCCGGCGGCGGCATCAAGAAGGGGCTCATCTACGGCAAGTCCGACGCCACCGCGACCGAGCCCGAGGAGGACGCGCTGACGGTCGAGGACATGGCGCACACGGTGTACACCTGCCTCGGCATCGACGCCGACAAGCGGCTGATGTCGCCGGGCGACCGGCCCATCGACATCGTTCGCGAGGGGCACACCCGCAAGGACCTGCTGGCGTAACGCGGGAAGAGAAATGGCCGCAAGAGAATGGCCGCAAAAAAGCACAAAAAGCACAAAATAGAGAGAATCAGAAAATGAACCGCACCCTGTTCCGCTGCTTGCTGTCTTCTTTTGTGCTTTTTGTGCTTTTTTGCGGCCATTCTCTTGCGGCCTCTCCCGCGCTGGGGGCGATCCAGCCGCGCGGGGCGCAGCGCGGCACCGAGGCCACGCTCACCTTCCAGGGCGGGCGCCTCGCCGACGCGCAGGAGGTGCTCGCGTACTACCCGGGGATCAGCGTCAAGAAGCTCGAAGTCGTCAACGACGCGACCCTGAAGGTCGCGGTGACGATCGCCCCGGACTGCCGGCTCGGCGAGCACGTGTTCCGGGTCCGCACCGCGACCGGGGTCTCCGACGCCCGCACGTTCTGGGTCGGCGCCCTGCCCGTGATCGACGAGGTGGAGCCGAACAGCGAGTTCGAGAAGCCCCAGCCGGTCCCGCTGAACGTGACCGTTCACGGGGTGGTGCAGGCCGAGGACCAGGACTACTTCGTTGTCGAGGGCAAGAAGGGCCAGCGGCTGTCCGTCGAGGTGGAGGCGATGCGGCTCGGGACCACGTTCTTCGACCCCTACGTCGCCATCCTCGACGCGAAGCGGTTCGAGCTGGCCACCGGCGACGACTCCGCGCTGGGCGGGCAGGACGGCGGGTGCTCGGTGGTGCTCCCGGCCGACGGCAAGTACATCGTCCAGGTCCGCGAGAGCGCCTACGGCGGCAACGACGCGTGCCAGTACCGGCTCCACATCGGCAACTTCCCGCGCCCCACGGCCGTCGTGCCCGCGGGCGGCAAGCCGAACGAGGAGCTGGAGGTCACCTTCCTGGGCGACCCGGCGGGGCCGATCAAGCAGAAGGTGAAGCTCCCGGCGAGCGACGCGAACGCCTGGCGGCTGCACTGCCAGACGCCGGACGGCGTCCACCCCGCCGGCTTCAAGTTCCGCGTCACCGACCTCCCGAACGCCTTCGAGACGCCGAACAACGGCGGCCCCGCGACCGCCAGCCCCGGCCCCGCGCCGGGCGCGTTCAACGGCGTGATCGCGCAGCCCGGCGAGACCGATTACTTCAAGTTCGCGGCCAAGAAGGGGCAGGTGTTCGACCTGCGGTGCATGGCCCGCGCGCTCGGCTCCCCGCTCGACCCGGTGCTCTACGTGGGCAACGCCCAGGGCGGCGCGCTGGCGGGCAACGACGACAACGGCGGCCCGGACAGCTACATCCGGTTCACCGCCCCGGCCGACGGCGACTACACCCTCTGGGTCCACGACCACCTGCGCAAGGGCGGCCCGGACTACTTCTATCGCGTCGAGGTGGCGCCGGTCGCGGCGTCGGTCACCACCACGATCCCGAAGGTGGACGGGAACAACCTCACGAACCAGGACCGGCAGACGTTCACCGTCCCGAAGGGCGGGCGGTACGCGTCGCTCGTCATCGCCAACCGCGCCGACGTGGGCGGGCCGCTCACCATCGGGTTCGACAAGCTCCCGGCCGGGGTGACGGTCAGCGCCGAGCCGATGGAGCCGGGGCTCAACGTCGTCCCGGTGGTGTTCGAGGCCAAGCCGGACGCGCCGACCGCGGGCACCCTGGTCGCGATCAGCGCGACCCACCCCGACCCGAACGTGAAGGCCCCGAGCCGCACCGCCCTTGATGCGGCGCTCACGCTGGGGCCGCCGAACCAGACGATCTACGCCCGCCACGAGCTGGACCGCACCGCGATCGCGGTCGCCGAGGCCGCCCCGTACTCGATCGAGGTGATCGAGCCGAAGGTGCCGCTGGTGCAGAACGGGGGCGCCAACCTCCGCGTGGTCGCCAAGCGGGCCGAGGGCTTCAAGGGGGCGATCACGGTGTTCCCGCTGTGGACCCCGCCGGGCATGGGCATCCAGGGCTCGGCGGTGATCCCCGAGGGGCAGACCGAGTGCGTGCTGCCGATGAACGCCGCCCCCGACGCCGGCGCCCGGAAGTGGAAGACGGCCGTCCACGCGGTCGCGGACGCCGGGAAAGGCCCGGTGTGGACCGCGAGCCGGCTGTTCACGCTCGAGGTCGTGGCCCCCATCGTCACGCTCACGATGGAGCGCCCGGCGGTCGAACAGGGCGGGCAGACGCAACTGTTCTGCAAGGTCGCCGTCGGCGCGCCGTTCGAGGGCAAGGCGAAGGTGAACCTGATCGGCCTGCCCGCGAAGACCACCTCGCAGACGGTGGAGATCACCAAGGACACGAAAGAGTTCGCGTTCCCGATCACCGCGGACAAGACCAGCCCGGTGGGGCAGCACAACGTGTTCGCGCAGGTGATCGTCGAGCGCGCGGGCGAACAGATCGCGGGCAACACCGGCGGCACGCAGCTCCGCATCGATGTCCCGCTGCCGCCCAAGGTGGCCGCCACGCCCCCGCCGAAGCAGGAGGCCCCCAAGACGCCGACGCCGGCCCCGCCCGCCAAGGCGCCCGAGAAGCGGCTCACGCGGCTCGAACAGCTCCGCAAGGAGGCCGAGGAGCGCGAGAAGGCCGCGGCGGGCGGTGCACCGGCCCCCAAGAAGGAAGAGCCGAAGAAGCCGTGATATGATGGCCGCGTCCGCCCGCACGGAGAGAGCCATGAGCGAAACGGCCGAAAAACTGACAGCGGCTTTGCTCGAACTGCCGCTTGCCGAGCGGCTCGAAGTGATGGACGCGCTCGCCGCTTCGCTCACCGGCCCACCGGCCCCGTTCGTCACAGCCGGTGCCGAGTTCGGAACCGAACTCGACCGCCGCCGGGCCGAACACGAGAGCGGCGCGGACCCGGGCGTGCCGGCCGCCGACTTCTTCCGTGAGCTGCGCGAGCGCCGGGGGAAGTAGTGAAACCGGCCCGCCTGCACTCACTGGCCCAGGCCGAGATCGTCCGGGCGGTGGCGTTTTATAACGACGCGCGGGCCGGCCTGGGGGACGAATTCGCGGACGAGGTCGAAGCCGCAATCGCCCGCATCGAGCGGCACCCGAAAGCCGCCCCGCCGGACCGCAACGGCTACCGCAAATGCGTCGTCGGGAAGCGGTTCCCGTACGCGATCTTTTACTACGAGTACGACGCCCACGTTTGGGTTGCGAGCGTGTACCACAGCAGTCGCGAACCCGACGCCTGGACCGACCGCACGCCCGAAACCGGCGACTCCAACTGACGCCGCCACCGCACGAGGCTCACCAGCATGCGCTACGCCTATCTGCTCGCGACGCTCGCCCTCGCCCTCGGCGGCGCCGCCCGCGCGCAGACGATCGCCGTCTACCCGCCGGACGTCAACCTCGAAACGGCGCGGGACCGGCAGTCGTTCGTCGTGCAGCTCACGCAACCCGACGGCATCACGCGCGACGTGACCGCCCAGGCGCAGGTCACCTTCGCGAACCCGGCGCTGGTGAAGCGCGAGGGCGTGTTCGTGCTGCCCGTCGCCGACGGCGCTACGGACATGGTCGTCGCGTTCGGCGGCCAGACGGTGAAGGTGCCGGTGAAGGTGACGCGGGCGAAGGAGGACCGGCCGGTCTCGTTCAAGCAGGACGTGATGCCGGTGTTCATGCGCGCCGGGTGCAACTCCGGCGGGTGCCACGGCGCCGCCCGCGGCAAGGACGGGTTCCGGCTGTCGCTGTTCGGGTTCGACCCGGACGGCGACCACTTCCGGCTCACCCGCGAGGTCAACGGCCGGCGGGTCAACCTGGCGGTGCCGGCCGAGAGCACGCTGTTAGAGAAGGCCACCGGGAAGGTCGCCCACACCGGCGGCGGGAAGATCAAGGAGGGGGACGAGTACTACCAGACGATCACGCGGTGGCTCGAGGCCGACGCCCCGACGGACGCCCCGACCGTGGCGCTGCCGGTGGGCCTGGAGGTGTACCCGCCGTCCGCGGTGCTCGACGGCCGGGACGAGAAGCAGCGGCTCGTCGTCCGCGCGAAGTACAGCGACGGCACGGACCGCGACGTGACCGCGCTGGCGCTGTTCCTGAGCAGCAACGACAGCGCCGCGAAGATCCCGCCGGACGGCGACGGCACCGCCACCGCGGGCGACCGCGGCGAGGCGTTCCTGATGGCCCGGTTCCACACGTTCACCATCGGGGTGCCGTTCATCACCCTGCCCAAGGACCTGAAGTTCGCCTGGACCAACCCGCCCGAGGCGAACTACATCGACACGCTGGTCCACAACAAGCTGAAGAAGCTCCGCATCGAGCCCTCGGGCGTGTGCGACGACCAGACGTTCGTGCGCCGGGTGTACCTCGACATCGTCGGCGGGCTGCCCACCCCCGAAGAGTACGCCCGGTTCATGGTCTCGACGGTGCCGAACAAGCGCGAGCTGCTCGTGGACGAGCTGCTCGACCGCAAGGAGTTCTCGGAGCTGTGGGTGCTGAAGTGGGCCGAGCTGCTCCAGATCCGGTCGTCGAACGAGGTCAGCTACAAGGCGATGCTCCTCTACTACGGCTGGCTGCAGGAGAAGATCTCCCGCAACGTGCCCACCGACGTGTGGGTGAAGGAGCTGCTGGGGGCCAACGGCGGCACGTTCAAGAACGCGGCGACGAACTACTACCAGCTCGAGCGCGACGTGCTGAAGGTGACGGAGAACGTGGCCCAGGTGTTCATGGGCATGCGCATCGGCTGCGCGCAGTGCCACAACCACCCGTTCGACCGCTGGACGATGGACGACTACTACGGGTTCGCGTCGTTCTTCACGCAGATCGGCCGCAAGGGCACCGACGACGCCCGCGAGCTGGTGATCTTCAACTCCGGCGGCGGCGAGGTGAACCACCCGGTCCACAAGCGGCCGATGCCGGCGAAGTTCCTCGGCGGCACCGCCCCGGCGGACGTGGCCGGCAAGGACCGCCGGGTGGTGCTGGCGAACTGGCTCGCCTCCCCGGAGAACCCCTACTTCGCGAAGAACCTGTCGAACATCGTGTGGAACCACTTCTTCGGCCAGGGGATCGTGAACGAGGTGGACGACGTGCGCATCTCGAACCCGGCGAGCAACCAGGAGCTGCTGGACGCGCTCGGGAAGAAGTTCACCGAGTACAAGTACGACTTCAAGAAGCTGGTGCGCGACATCTGCACGTCGCACACCTACCAGCGGGCGACGCAGCCCACCAAGACGAACGAGAGCGACACCCGGAACTTCGCCCGCGGCCCGATCCGCCGCATCCGCGCGGAGACGATGCTCGACGTGATCACGCAGGTGACCGACACGAAGAACAAGTTCCAGGGGCTGCCGCTGGGCGCCCGCGCGGTGCAGATCGCCGACGGCGGGGTGAGCACGTACTTCCTGACCACCTTCGGCCGCCCGACCCGCGAAACGGTGTGCGCGTGCGAGGTGCGGCTCGAACCGACGCTGTCGCAGAGCCTGCACCTCCTGAACGGCGGCACGGTGGAGCCCAAGATCGCACAGGGGAACCTCGTGGGCCGGCTGCTGCAGGAGAAGAAGTCGCACGCGCAGGTCGTCGAGCAGATTTACATCCGCTGCCTGAGCCGCGGCCCCAAGCCGGACGAGTTGAAGAACCTGCTCGCCGTCGTGGACGCGGCGAAGGACAAGAAGCAGGCGCTGGAGGACGTGTTCTGGGCGGTGATGAACTCGCGCGAGTTCATGTTCAACCACTGAGAAGGCCCCAAAACCCCGGGGTTTTCACCCCGGCAATGATCCCGGGGTTTTCACCCCGGGCAATGATCCCGCGCCCCGTTGGGGCGAAAGACCCCGGGGTTATCACCCCGGGCTATGAACAGCCGCCCCGTTGGGGCGAAGGCAGGTTGGTCTTCCGCCCCAACGGGGCGCGGGATCATTGCCCGGGGTGAAAACCCCGGGATCATTGCCCGGGGTGACAACCCCGGGATCATTGCCGGGGTGACAACCCCCTGGGCTCGGCTGAAGACAAAGACACCGTGAGGCTTCCTGATATGCGGCATCTGACTCTGCTGTGTGGGCTGGTGGCGCTGCTCGGCGGCGGGTCGCGGGTCCTCGCGGACGCGAAGAACCCGACCTTCGACGACGACGTGCTGCCCATCGTCAAGCAGCACTGCGTCAACTGCCACAGCAACGACAAGCAGAAGGGCGACCTCAACCTCGCCACCTACGCCGCGCTCCAGAAGGGCGGCTCCTCGGGCGCCGCGGTGAAGGCCGGCGATCCCGGGAAGTCGCGCATCTACACGCTCTCGGCGCACATCGAGGAGCCGAAGATGCCGCCGAACGGGAACAAGATGCCCGACGCCCAGCTCGCCACCCTCAAGCTGTGGGTCGAGCAGGGGGCGCGCGAGAACTCCGGCAGCAAGGTCGCGGCCGCGCCGAAGGCCAGCACCGAGATCGGCCTGAAGTCGCTCGTCAAGGGCCGCCCCGAAGGGCCGCCGCCGATGCCCGCGCTCGGCAAGCTGAAGCTCGAACCGGTGCTGACCGCGCGCCGCCCGGGCTCGATCCTGGCGCTGGCCGCCAGCCCGTGGGCGCCGGTCGTCGCCATCGGCGGGCAGAAGCAGGTGATCCTCTACAACACCGACACCGGCGCGCTGGTCGGGTTCATCCCGTTCGAGCACGGGCAGATCAACAGCATCAAGTTCTCGCGCAACGCGCAGCTCCTCCTCGTGGCCGGCGGCAAGGGCGGGCAGTCCGGCAAGGCCGTACTGTATAAGGTGGAGACCGGCGAGAAGGTGATCGAGGTCGGCATCGAGTCCGACGCGATCCTCTCGGCCGACATC belongs to Gemmata obscuriglobus and includes:
- a CDS encoding PPC domain-containing protein, giving the protein MNRTLFRCLLSSFVLFVLFCGHSLAASPALGAIQPRGAQRGTEATLTFQGGRLADAQEVLAYYPGISVKKLEVVNDATLKVAVTIAPDCRLGEHVFRVRTATGVSDARTFWVGALPVIDEVEPNSEFEKPQPVPLNVTVHGVVQAEDQDYFVVEGKKGQRLSVEVEAMRLGTTFFDPYVAILDAKRFELATGDDSALGGQDGGCSVVLPADGKYIVQVRESAYGGNDACQYRLHIGNFPRPTAVVPAGGKPNEELEVTFLGDPAGPIKQKVKLPASDANAWRLHCQTPDGVHPAGFKFRVTDLPNAFETPNNGGPATASPGPAPGAFNGVIAQPGETDYFKFAAKKGQVFDLRCMARALGSPLDPVLYVGNAQGGALAGNDDNGGPDSYIRFTAPADGDYTLWVHDHLRKGGPDYFYRVEVAPVAASVTTTIPKVDGNNLTNQDRQTFTVPKGGRYASLVIANRADVGGPLTIGFDKLPAGVTVSAEPMEPGLNVVPVVFEAKPDAPTAGTLVAISATHPDPNVKAPSRTALDAALTLGPPNQTIYARHELDRTAIAVAEAAPYSIEVIEPKVPLVQNGGANLRVVAKRAEGFKGAITVFPLWTPPGMGIQGSAVIPEGQTECVLPMNAAPDAGARKWKTAVHAVADAGKGPVWTASRLFTLEVVAPIVTLTMERPAVEQGGQTQLFCKVAVGAPFEGKAKVNLIGLPAKTTSQTVEITKDTKEFAFPITADKTSPVGQHNVFAQVIVERAGEQIAGNTGGTQLRIDVPLPPKVAATPPPKQEAPKTPTPAPPAKAPEKRLTRLEQLRKEAEEREKAAAGGAPAPKKEEPKKP
- a CDS encoding addiction module protein; protein product: MSETAEKLTAALLELPLAERLEVMDALAASLTGPPAPFVTAGAEFGTELDRRRAEHESGADPGVPAADFFRELRERRGK
- a CDS encoding type II toxin-antitoxin system RelE/ParE family toxin; the encoded protein is MKPARLHSLAQAEIVRAVAFYNDARAGLGDEFADEVEAAIARIERHPKAAPPDRNGYRKCVVGKRFPYAIFYYEYDAHVWVASVYHSSREPDAWTDRTPETGDSN
- a CDS encoding DUF1549 and DUF1553 domain-containing protein, with the translated sequence MRYAYLLATLALALGGAARAQTIAVYPPDVNLETARDRQSFVVQLTQPDGITRDVTAQAQVTFANPALVKREGVFVLPVADGATDMVVAFGGQTVKVPVKVTRAKEDRPVSFKQDVMPVFMRAGCNSGGCHGAARGKDGFRLSLFGFDPDGDHFRLTREVNGRRVNLAVPAESTLLEKATGKVAHTGGGKIKEGDEYYQTITRWLEADAPTDAPTVALPVGLEVYPPSAVLDGRDEKQRLVVRAKYSDGTDRDVTALALFLSSNDSAAKIPPDGDGTATAGDRGEAFLMARFHTFTIGVPFITLPKDLKFAWTNPPEANYIDTLVHNKLKKLRIEPSGVCDDQTFVRRVYLDIVGGLPTPEEYARFMVSTVPNKRELLVDELLDRKEFSELWVLKWAELLQIRSSNEVSYKAMLLYYGWLQEKISRNVPTDVWVKELLGANGGTFKNAATNYYQLERDVLKVTENVAQVFMGMRIGCAQCHNHPFDRWTMDDYYGFASFFTQIGRKGTDDARELVIFNSGGGEVNHPVHKRPMPAKFLGGTAPADVAGKDRRVVLANWLASPENPYFAKNLSNIVWNHFFGQGIVNEVDDVRISNPASNQELLDALGKKFTEYKYDFKKLVRDICTSHTYQRATQPTKTNESDTRNFARGPIRRIRAETMLDVITQVTDTKNKFQGLPLGARAVQIADGGVSTYFLTTFGRPTRETVCACEVRLEPTLSQSLHLLNGGTVEPKIAQGNLVGRLLQEKKSHAQVVEQIYIRCLSRGPKPDELKNLLAVVDAAKDKKQALEDVFWAVMNSREFMFNH